A DNA window from Engystomops pustulosus chromosome 6, aEngPut4.maternal, whole genome shotgun sequence contains the following coding sequences:
- the LOC140065375 gene encoding sialic acid-binding Ig-like lectin 14: METTADCRLHYSVMILTLLLLRKDVSSQYLPDYSVKAPQSVVVQEGLCVRIPCTFEIPLKFALTSNTRGTWLKGSVLANNPVASKTGYETMKNRDRIFLTGDVSRGDCSLMINDASQRDTDYYTFKVDDRGAVNTFTNYRTYVKVVELSDKPEISPVGCIVSGDEVTLTCTSPGRCFGASPNITWNGNLKEKMYTINNEDGTSTHHSNITFTPSIEEDPVSLTCTVTLGNNVTTQRVITLDLKDANPAKTTMPVCSSVDSGIIAAMVVSNIVILILIFGGTYCFLKRHMKKRPLGNTTQNSRGTEHMYENLSGQKNDIYYNIGAH; encoded by the exons ATGGAAACAACAGCTGACTGCCGTCTACATTATTCAGTAATGATACTGACTCTCCTGCTACTGAGGAAAG ATGTCAGCTCTCAGTATTTACCAGATTACAGtgtaaaggctccacaaagtgtcGTCGTTCAGGAAGGACTCTGTGTCCGAATCCCATGCACTTTTGAAATCCCGCTAAAATTTGCCCTCACAAGCAACACCAGAGGAACCTGGCTGAAAGGAAGTGTTTTGGCAAATAATCCTGTGGCTTCTAAGACCGGTTATGAGACTATGAAAAATAGAGACAGGATCTTCCTCACTGGAGATGTCTCGAGAGGAGATTGTTCTCTGATGATCAATGATGCAAGTCAACGAGACACAGATTATTACACCTTTAAAGTTGATGATAGAGGGGCAGTAAATACCTTCACGAACTACAGAACTTATGTGAAAGTCGTTG AATTATCCGATAAACCAGAAATTTCTCCTGTGGGATGTATTGTTTCTGGTGATGAGGTTACATTGACGTGTACGAGCCCTGGGAGATGTTTTGGGGCTTCTCCAAACATTACATGGAATGGAAATCTTAAAGAGAAGATGTACACCATAAATAATGAAGATGGCACCTCCACCCATCACTCCAACATCACATTTACTCCGTCCATTGAAGAGGATCCAGTCTCACTCACCTGCACTGTCACCTTGGGAAATAATGTGACTACACAGAGAGTCATCACCCTGGACCTTAAAG ATGCAAACCCAGCAAAAACTACAATGCCCG TTTGCAGCTCCGTGGACTCGGGCATCATCGCTGCGATGGTTGTTAGTAACATTGTGATCCTGATTCTGATATTCGGGGGAACGTATTGCTTTCTGAAGAGACACATGAAGAAGAGACCTTTAG GTAATACAACGCAAAACTCACGAGGAACAGAACACATGTATGAG